The window CATATACAGATTCAAACCTCGGATTGCAGACTCGGATAATGCTTTTTCTTCTTTTCCGAATCTATAACGATCAAAAGGAGAATTTCCGGAAATGATCGTTCTTTCAAAAGATGCGATCGCCATGGCAACATGATCGATTCCGATAGAATCCGGATCTATTCCGAAGACTGTCTTGAACTTGGAAGTATAATCCGGATCCGATCTTACGATCTTTATAAGATCGTCATGGCTGGAAAGACCATGCTCTACCGGATTTAAGAGAGGATCTTTGGACTGAGCTTCTAAATCGTTCCTTCTTCCATCCCAAAACTGTGTTCTATAGTAGGCTGCATTTAATACCGTAGGTGCATTTCTCGTTCCGGTAAGATTTTTAATACCTTTAGAGACCTTAAGTTTATCTACAAATGCCTGTTCCGGTTTATGACAGGTAGCGCAAGAAACTGTTCCATCCAAGCTGAATCTTTTGTCTGAGTATAATTTAGCGCCTAACGATACTTTATCGCTGGATTGAGGATTGTTTTTAGGGACAGGTATATCGGGTAATCCCAAAATCCCGCTCGGAATATAGGTAAGTTCCGTTAAGTCTGTGTCCTTCTTTTCTTTAGGACCGCAGCTTATACAATAAAAAATGAATATAAGAAATATATATCCTAAAAACTTGGAATCGATTCGCGAAAACAAAGATACTTTCATACGACATCGCCGACAAAATTTCCGCTTAGAATAGTTCTAGAATTAAAATAGGTCAAGGCCTACAGGGAGAAAAAGTTAGATTATTAGAATTTTTTTATCCTTCAACTTGAGAGTAAGTTTCAAAATTTATAAATAAGTTAAAACATTCGTTTTATTTAAAGTAATCAGATCTCATGAAAAACTATACATTCTTAAAGTATAATATATATGGAAGAATATCTAAAACCTTTGTTTATCTTCTCATTTCAAATCTTTTTACGTTATTTCATGCTTGGTGTAAACTCGACGGAAAATCGAAGTTTAGCAAGTTTTGGAAATTAATTATTTCCAAAACTAAAATAAAGGTACAAAAGCCCTGTCTAGAAATTCCAACACGCGATACACCCCGTCGAACTACCCACCCTTCACAAAATACTGAGCTTCTCTCTAACCAATTATACACTCTAAGACTCTTTTTCTAGCTTCTTCACTAAAATCAGCAGATTTATCCGTTATTACGGATACAATATCCGCCATGTCAAACTCAACTGTATTGCAAAAAGAAACCAGCAAAGTGCATGAAGAAGTCATAGAGGCGAATCGGAAGTACGTTTCCGAGTTCGGTAAAAAGGGAGAATTGGCACTTCCCCCTGCCAGAAGTTTTACGATCCTGACCTGCATGGACGCAAGATTGGATCCGGCTAAGTATGCGGGTCTTTCCGAAGGAGATGCTCACGTTATACGAAACGCAGGAGGAAGAGCGAGTGACGATGCGATCAGATCTCTCATCATTTCCCATAAACTTTTAGGCACGAAAGAATTTTTCGTGATCCATCATTCAGACTGCGGAATGGCATTATTCACGGACCAGATCATCCGCAACCTTTTGGAAAAAAGTCTAAAAACCGCAACCGTAGATTCCAGCGGATGGAAGAATAAAGAAGAATCAGGAGGATCGGATGAAGCTAGATTCATCTCCTTTCTAACATTTGAAAGTCTGGAAAAAAGTGTGGTAGATGATGTGAAAAGGATCAGAAACCATCCTCTGATCCCTAAGGATATTCCTGTTTACGGATACTTCTACGATGTGAAAACCGGAAAACTTGTGGAAGTGGAAGAAGCTACCAAGATCGGAAGAGCTTCTTGATCCTTAAAAAGAGTTACCGGAAGAAAACAGATCATTCATTTCTAATATTTTCTTCCGGTTTTTATTTAGATCCTGATAGAATATCCGAAAGACCAGATAATACTATGAAGCGGGATCTTTTGTTCTAAGTGTTTGTTCACAAGAGCCTGCTTTACATTAGGATCTAATCCGGAATTTTGGATGGAACTTAAGATAAGATCGTTCACGAATCCATAACCTTTAGAAGGATCTATAGTCAATCCATCATTAGAATTCCCTGTTAATGGACCTACCCAGGTTGCGCCAGGCACGGTTCCGACCGTTTGGCCTCCTACATTATTCGGATAATAGTAGTTATTATCTATCATATAAGTGTTCGGCCTGTAAACGTCGGTGAGCGAGAAAGAGAATCCCAAATACTTTACGGTTACCTTATAGTCTATATTCTTAAAACCGGACCTTCTATCTATATTATCGTTATAGTACTGATACCCGAAATCTATACCTGGTTGGATCTTAAAATTTTCAGTGATCTCATAGTCATGGAACACCGAGAATTTATGAAAAGTGGTACCATTAAACGCGTTAGTGGGATATCCCGATTCCAGGTCCTTCTCCCCTGCGATATTTGAACCGCCGATCCTTTCAGAAGTCACTCTCACATTATAGGTATAAGTCGGATGAATATACTTCAACACAGGCAATGCCCAGCCGAAAGTAAAAAGTCCTAGAGCAAAACTAGGCTGATTATTCGCATAATAGATCCAACCCGCATTCCAATCTCCTAAACGATTGGTGGACCATCTGTAATTGAGAAGAGTGGCAAGACCTTCTCTCAATCCGTTAGGCTCCTTTCTCAATCTGTTCGTATTCGGATCTTCCGCAACCTTCTCCTGATCAACTCCCGGCCCGTACGGATGTGATTGAAAAACTCCGTCCACATCTCTGTTCGTTCTTCCGGTCAATGGAGAATAATCCCTGATGATCAGTTGTAAACCTTCCACAGGAGTGGGAATATTCACCATCGTATCCAAGATCAATGATTTAGGAAGTTCAGAATAATGAAGATCTCCTCTTCTATCAAAAGCATTTCCGAATAAACTGTTACCGTTGATGAATACATCATTGGTCAAAGACTGGGTCCAAATCAGGTCATAATTTCTTTTTTGAGAGATCTGTTTTTGGTCCTTCAATTCCTGCACATTACCATCGGCCTGGACGCTTGCGACTTCCGATTTTGGAACCCGGATCGGGATGGAATCTTCTAAACTAAATATATAATATTCTTCCGCTTCCTTCTCCAGTTTGAGATTTTTTAGGACTTTCCCGGATTTTAGTCT of the Leptospira dzoumogneensis genome contains:
- a CDS encoding cytochrome-c peroxidase, with amino-acid sequence MKVSLFSRIDSKFLGYIFLIFIFYCISCGPKEKKDTDLTELTYIPSGILGLPDIPVPKNNPQSSDKVSLGAKLYSDKRFSLDGTVSCATCHKPEQAFVDKLKVSKGIKNLTGTRNAPTVLNAAYYRTQFWDGRRNDLEAQSKDPLLNPVEHGLSSHDDLIKIVRSDPDYTSKFKTVFGIDPDSIGIDHVAMAIASFERTIISGNSPFDRYRFGKEEKALSESAIRGLNLYMGKARCQDCHMIGETYAIFIDDKFHNLGVGFKRIQPKLEEILQKKSESKNNPTSDEEILTNIESSELGRFAVTGVSEDLGAFKTPGLRNIALTSPYMHDGSLTSLEQVIDLYDRGGESNPFLSSGIRPLRLSGQEKADLVSFLKSLTSPVLPNMPK
- a CDS encoding beta-class carbonic anhydrase translates to MSNSTVLQKETSKVHEEVIEANRKYVSEFGKKGELALPPARSFTILTCMDARLDPAKYAGLSEGDAHVIRNAGGRASDDAIRSLIISHKLLGTKEFFVIHHSDCGMALFTDQIIRNLLEKSLKTATVDSSGWKNKEESGGSDEARFISFLTFESLEKSVVDDVKRIRNHPLIPKDIPVYGYFYDVKTGKLVEVEEATKIGRAS